The following coding sequences lie in one Halobacteria archaeon AArc-dxtr1 genomic window:
- a CDS encoding Brp/Blh family beta-carotene 15,15'-dioxygenase, with the protein MGREFGRYPTQTPQSSATARREARRVATGGAIVTVLLGLGLTAITAVASLPLWVQILPFAMSLLVLGLPHGAVDHLVLPRASGEAVTVRSMLGVGLLYLIVGGSYAVVWVVTPVVAFAGFILLTAVHWGQGDVYTLRSLFAASHTEHQSVRVLTLVVRGAFPMLIPLVAFPEQYALVATSIVSLFDPGSAGALEPAFTTTGRLIVGASLGVLTALTLGLGFVRAGKSRDGWRIDAIETVGLAGYFALVPPILAIGLYFCFWHSLRHVLRTMLVDPNASQALADGSYRRAWGQFARDATPLTLGGLIVIGLVALAVPESPADVGDALGVYLVAIAVLTLPHVVVVALLDRIEGVWQ; encoded by the coding sequence ATGGGCCGTGAGTTCGGCCGGTACCCAACCCAGACACCACAGTCGAGCGCCACCGCGCGGCGAGAAGCGCGTCGAGTCGCGACTGGCGGCGCGATCGTAACTGTTCTGCTAGGACTCGGCCTAACGGCGATCACAGCCGTTGCATCGCTTCCGTTGTGGGTGCAGATTCTTCCGTTCGCGATGAGTCTCCTCGTCCTCGGTCTGCCACACGGAGCCGTCGATCATCTCGTACTTCCGCGAGCCAGTGGCGAGGCAGTGACGGTTCGCTCCATGCTCGGCGTGGGGCTGCTGTACCTGATCGTTGGCGGCAGCTACGCTGTCGTCTGGGTCGTCACGCCAGTGGTAGCGTTTGCGGGATTCATCCTGCTCACCGCCGTCCACTGGGGCCAGGGTGACGTCTACACGCTTCGGTCGCTGTTTGCAGCGAGTCACACAGAACACCAGTCCGTTCGAGTCCTCACCCTCGTGGTCCGTGGCGCATTTCCGATGCTCATTCCGCTCGTCGCCTTTCCTGAGCAGTACGCCCTCGTGGCGACCAGCATCGTATCACTGTTCGATCCGGGGAGCGCTGGGGCGCTGGAACCGGCGTTCACGACGACCGGGCGACTGATCGTCGGAGCCAGTTTGGGAGTGCTCACCGCGCTCACGCTCGGGCTCGGATTCGTTCGGGCAGGAAAGAGCCGGGACGGCTGGCGGATCGATGCTATCGAGACAGTTGGCCTCGCAGGCTACTTTGCACTCGTTCCGCCGATTCTCGCCATCGGACTCTATTTTTGTTTCTGGCACTCGCTGCGCCACGTTCTTCGGACGATGTTGGTCGATCCGAACGCCAGTCAAGCACTCGCAGACGGGAGCTACCGGCGGGCGTGGGGACAGTTCGCACGTGACGCAACACCGTTGACTCTCGGTGGGCTGATCGTTATTGGGTTGGTCGCGCTCGCAGTGCCCGAGTCACCGGCTGACGTCGGCGACGCGCTCGGCGTCTATCTGGTGGCTATTGCGGTGTTGACGCTCCCCCACGTCGTCGTCGTTGCGCTTCTCGACCGGATCGAGGGCGTCTGGCAGTGA
- a CDS encoding lycopene cyclase domain-containing protein: MTVPLTYLQVHLVFILPPILVLGWLAYHRESAWWGPKPLSGLAIMIVLAVVYTTPWTNHLIPAGVWWYGEGAVMGRLWYTPIEEYMFFILQPILTAFWLFQVPKIADRSLWIPRSHRIAGVLAGLAIGAVGWYLTQGTATYYLGWLLLWAGPILAIQWGFGWTYLWQIRRTVAVAIAVPTLYLWVVDWTAIELGVWVISESHTVGITLFGLPIEEALFFVVTNVFLVQGIMLYLWLLDRAHDVPRLTTVVHRSVSSNGP; the protein is encoded by the coding sequence ATGACTGTTCCACTCACATACCTGCAGGTACACCTCGTCTTCATCCTGCCCCCGATCCTCGTCCTCGGCTGGCTCGCCTACCACCGCGAGAGCGCCTGGTGGGGGCCAAAGCCGCTTTCAGGTCTCGCCATCATGATCGTACTCGCCGTCGTCTACACGACCCCGTGGACAAACCACCTGATCCCCGCCGGAGTCTGGTGGTATGGCGAAGGTGCGGTCATGGGACGGCTCTGGTACACGCCGATCGAGGAGTACATGTTCTTCATCCTGCAGCCGATCCTGACGGCGTTCTGGCTGTTTCAGGTGCCCAAAATCGCCGACCGGTCGCTGTGGATCCCGCGTAGTCACCGTATTGCGGGGGTCCTGGCCGGATTGGCTATCGGCGCCGTCGGCTGGTATCTGACCCAGGGGACGGCGACGTACTACCTCGGGTGGCTGTTGCTCTGGGCGGGCCCAATCCTCGCGATCCAGTGGGGCTTTGGCTGGACCTACCTCTGGCAGATTCGGCGGACCGTCGCGGTCGCCATCGCGGTTCCGACACTGTACCTCTGGGTCGTCGACTGGACGGCGATCGAACTCGGCGTCTGGGTCATCTCAGAGAGCCACACCGTCGGCATAACGCTGTTCGGACTCCCGATCGAGGAGGCCCTGTTTTTCGTCGTGACGAACGTCTTCCTCGTCCAGGGAATCATGCTGTACCTGTGGCTGCTCGATCGCGCTCACGACGTCCCGAGGCTGACGACGGTCGTCCACCGGTCGGTGAGTTCGAATGGGCCGTGA
- a CDS encoding bacteriorhodopsin: MSPANGLAFDIQRIALENGLTQAELFDYVFDDTVLALSFVLNIALAGFTILGIAYLGRNLTDPRAKLIAMSLMLISVVSISSYSGLTSGLTLSIIEMPSGHPAEGTVTAGEDGVLTMWGRYLTWTFSTPFILIALGMIAGSNWTKILTTCAFTIAMCITGLAAALTTSSLIMRWWWFAISSIFFLVIVYVILVDWSAEAERTGTGDLFTTLKILTVVGWFGYPILWALGVEGFALLDVAITSWGYSVLDIITKYIVTFVAMFYVIKEPDSITGGADYGASLPGYTPGDD, from the coding sequence ATGTCACCAGCAAATGGACTCGCGTTCGACATCCAACGAATTGCGCTCGAAAACGGACTCACGCAAGCAGAACTGTTCGATTACGTCTTCGACGACACGGTCCTCGCCCTGTCGTTTGTCCTCAACATCGCCCTCGCGGGATTTACGATTCTCGGCATCGCGTATCTAGGCCGGAACCTCACCGACCCACGGGCGAAGCTCATCGCGATGTCGCTGATGCTGATCTCGGTCGTCTCGATCTCGAGTTATTCGGGATTGACATCAGGGCTTACACTCAGTATCATCGAGATGCCGAGTGGCCATCCCGCAGAAGGCACGGTGACTGCTGGTGAGGATGGCGTCCTGACGATGTGGGGGCGGTACCTCACATGGACATTCTCCACGCCGTTCATCCTCATCGCCCTCGGCATGATCGCTGGCTCGAACTGGACGAAGATCCTCACGACCTGTGCATTTACTATCGCGATGTGTATCACTGGCCTCGCGGCCGCGCTCACCACCTCGAGTCTGATCATGCGCTGGTGGTGGTTCGCGATCAGTTCGATCTTCTTCCTCGTCATCGTCTACGTTATCCTCGTCGATTGGTCGGCCGAGGCCGAACGTACCGGTACCGGTGACCTATTCACAACACTGAAAATACTCACTGTCGTCGGCTGGTTCGGCTACCCAATTCTGTGGGCACTCGGCGTGGAAGGCTTCGCGCTCCTCGACGTGGCCATCACCTCGTGGGGCTACAGCGTCCTCGACATCATCACCAAGTACATCGTGACCTTCGTCGCGATGTTCTACGTGATCAAAGAGCCCGATTCGATCACCGGCGGCGCCGACTACGGCGCGAGTCTCCCCGGCTACACACCCGGCGACGACTAA
- a CDS encoding amino acid permease: MPTGLKRDLGLLSTTALAIGAMVGSGIFILPAIAYDAAGPAAVLAFFLAGLLVLPAAISAAEMATAMPEDGGAYIYVERGMGPVLGTVAGIGTWLMLSLKSSLALVGGVPYLVVLAPELADWIVPFAIGLAIFFTTVNIVSAEGSGRMQFLIVGVMLLVMALFVGGGLSTSTFDGGQTAGSFDLTSDGLLAAIGVVFVSYAGVTKVTAVAEEVENPGRNLPLAMVGSLLFTTALYVAVVWVAIGVADLDPGAGFVPEGGEDTAPIAAAADAIFGQLGVIAIVLAALLALASTANAGLLAASRFPFAMARDGLVPPRLEDVSDRFATPVNAIALTGAVMVVLVSVFPVQQIAQFGSAFQILVFILLNIAIVGFREGTIENYNPEFIAPWYPWLQFIGIGGGVLVLSQMGLVPFLGSLLIVVGSLGWYGLYVRPRVDREGAARTGVRQSVSEAALTRTREQFAADRRRDVLVSLTPATTEAARTDLLRIATDLTQLGGGSVTVTSFTERPHRAFTDSGPTVTTSERPDWIETASRAPWATENSDAAPDRRGSKSSDDHSGGHDGSLRTSGDQPIKTAEQPSITYREITSESTPEAIVEYASFEGHDLLVLERRREELHDRFPTGITSYVLRHAPCGVVLVEDRGFDGADEIAVVTTRGAYDPLKLLVADAIAEETGAELTLLQAVPADVTDARRATVEEYHTELTRLLAVPVTSRIIEADDRLAGLARFAETADLVVTGTESRGLGGLLLGRPGDRLVDAVDATAIMVQPADQQRPGLVQQYVLDRLFDG; this comes from the coding sequence GTGCCCACTGGACTCAAACGTGATCTTGGATTGCTTTCGACGACGGCTCTCGCTATCGGGGCGATGGTCGGTAGCGGTATTTTCATTTTACCGGCGATCGCCTACGACGCGGCGGGGCCGGCAGCCGTCCTCGCTTTCTTCTTGGCAGGGCTGCTCGTCTTGCCAGCCGCGATCAGTGCTGCCGAGATGGCGACAGCGATGCCCGAAGACGGCGGGGCATACATTTACGTCGAGCGTGGGATGGGTCCGGTGCTGGGAACTGTCGCCGGTATCGGGACTTGGCTCATGCTCTCGCTCAAGAGTTCTCTCGCGCTCGTCGGCGGCGTTCCCTACCTCGTGGTGTTGGCGCCCGAACTTGCCGACTGGATCGTCCCCTTCGCGATTGGGCTAGCCATATTCTTTACCACCGTGAACATCGTGAGCGCCGAGGGCTCCGGCCGGATGCAGTTTCTCATCGTCGGCGTCATGTTGCTCGTGATGGCGTTGTTCGTTGGAGGTGGTCTTTCCACCTCGACGTTCGATGGTGGACAGACCGCAGGCAGTTTTGACCTCACGAGCGACGGCTTGTTGGCGGCTATCGGGGTCGTCTTCGTCTCCTATGCAGGCGTCACGAAAGTGACTGCCGTCGCTGAAGAGGTCGAGAACCCTGGGCGAAACCTCCCACTGGCGATGGTTGGCTCCCTGCTGTTTACCACCGCCCTCTACGTCGCCGTCGTCTGGGTCGCTATCGGCGTCGCGGACCTCGATCCCGGCGCCGGCTTCGTACCGGAAGGGGGAGAAGACACCGCGCCGATCGCGGCGGCGGCCGACGCCATCTTCGGCCAACTCGGGGTGATCGCCATCGTCCTGGCGGCCCTGCTTGCGCTCGCGTCGACGGCTAACGCCGGCCTCCTGGCAGCCTCGCGGTTCCCCTTTGCGATGGCTCGGGACGGTCTCGTTCCACCGCGCCTCGAGGACGTGAGCGACCGATTTGCGACGCCGGTCAATGCCATCGCACTCACTGGTGCGGTGATGGTCGTTCTCGTCTCCGTTTTCCCGGTCCAGCAGATCGCCCAGTTCGGCAGTGCGTTCCAGATCCTGGTGTTCATCCTGCTCAACATCGCTATCGTCGGCTTTCGTGAGGGGACCATCGAGAATTACAACCCCGAATTCATCGCGCCCTGGTACCCGTGGCTCCAGTTTATCGGGATCGGTGGGGGAGTGCTCGTGTTGAGCCAGATGGGACTCGTCCCCTTCCTCGGTTCGCTGCTCATCGTTGTGGGCTCGCTGGGCTGGTACGGCCTCTACGTTCGACCGCGGGTCGACCGCGAGGGAGCGGCCCGAACGGGTGTCCGTCAGAGTGTCAGCGAGGCTGCGCTCACGCGAACCCGAGAACAGTTCGCGGCCGACCGTCGACGGGACGTCCTCGTCTCGCTGACACCTGCGACTACCGAGGCGGCCCGGACGGACCTCCTCCGTATCGCCACTGATCTTACCCAGCTCGGTGGTGGCTCAGTGACGGTGACCTCCTTCACCGAACGACCCCACCGGGCGTTTACCGACAGCGGCCCGACCGTCACCACCAGTGAGCGCCCGGACTGGATCGAGACGGCCTCGCGTGCCCCGTGGGCTACTGAGAACTCAGACGCAGCGCCCGATCGGCGAGGGAGCAAGAGCTCCGACGACCACTCTGGCGGTCACGATGGCTCCCTTCGAACGAGCGGTGACCAACCCATCAAGACGGCCGAACAGCCCTCGATTACCTACCGTGAAATCACGAGTGAGTCGACGCCCGAAGCTATTGTCGAATACGCCTCTTTCGAGGGCCACGATCTGCTCGTGCTCGAGCGCCGTCGCGAGGAATTACACGACCGATTTCCCACCGGCATCACGAGCTATGTGCTCCGACACGCACCCTGTGGCGTCGTTCTCGTCGAAGATCGTGGCTTCGACGGCGCAGACGAGATAGCGGTCGTAACTACACGTGGCGCGTACGACCCGCTAAAATTGCTCGTCGCCGACGCGATCGCCGAGGAAACCGGCGCCGAGCTGACCCTCTTGCAGGCGGTGCCTGCCGACGTCACTGACGCCCGTCGGGCCACGGTCGAAGAGTACCACACTGAGCTGACTCGGTTGCTGGCGGTGCCTGTCACCTCACGAATCATCGAGGCCGACGATCGACTTGCGGGATTAGCTCGCTTCGCTGAGACGGCAGACTTGGTGGTGACCGGAACCGAAAGCCGTGGCCTCGGTGGATTGCTCCTTGGCCGACCCGGAGATCGTCTTGTCGACGCCGTCGATGCGACGGCGATCATGGTTCAACCGGCGGACCAGCAGCGACCCGGCCTCGTCCAGCAGTACGTCCTCGACCGACTGTTCGATGGGTGA
- a CDS encoding 2Fe-2S iron-sulfur cluster-binding protein: MPTVEYLNYEVVDDQGWEMDAEAFEKAADEDLGDEDYGSLDVAEGEYILEAAEAQGYDWPFSCRAGACANCAAIVVEGEIEMDMQQILSDEEVEDKNVRLTCIGSAETDEVRIVYNAKHLDYLQNRVI; the protein is encoded by the coding sequence ATGCCCACAGTAGAATACCTCAACTACGAAGTAGTGGACGATCAGGGATGGGAGATGGACGCCGAGGCCTTCGAGAAGGCCGCCGACGAAGATCTGGGCGACGAAGACTACGGGAGCCTCGACGTGGCCGAAGGCGAGTACATCCTGGAGGCCGCAGAGGCCCAGGGCTACGACTGGCCCTTCTCGTGTCGCGCCGGCGCCTGTGCGAACTGTGCCGCCATCGTCGTTGAGGGCGAGATCGAGATGGACATGCAGCAGATCCTCTCGGACGAAGAGGTCGAAGACAAGAACGTCCGTCTGACCTGCATCGGCTCCGCAGAGACCGACGAGGTCAGGATCGTCTACAACGCGAAACACCTCGACTATCTTCAGAACCGCGTCATCTAA
- a CDS encoding anion permease: MSDILLLVGILVAIFVGYNIGGATTGPAFGPAVGANILSKGIAAALMSVFFIVGAWTIGREVVHTLGTELVTDTAVFTLEANVAVLFFIGGALFIGNRAGVPASTSMTAVGAIAALGLAAGELNWAVMGEIAIWWIVAPIIGFWVGGVVGRYFYTRINEWVAIEGNAAEDALVGFDTSGAVPRLSIESGVSRREWIGSWVVILIGCLMAFSSGTSNIANAVAPLVGSGALAENPAILIGSVAVAIGAFTIARRTLDTLGNDITNLPLTAAVVVAVISSTIVVGLSWIGIPASFVVIATMSIVGLGWGRATRTTRLSDAARGEETAVSVGALTAEEEGEEAPEIGQEDVTEIPKASDLFDPSTTARVILMQNVVPILSTVGAFLTFQFVPIFGL, translated from the coding sequence GTGAGCGACATTCTGCTGCTCGTCGGGATTCTGGTCGCCATCTTTGTCGGCTACAACATCGGCGGCGCGACGACGGGGCCGGCGTTTGGCCCCGCCGTCGGCGCGAACATTCTCTCGAAGGGGATCGCCGCGGCGCTAATGTCTGTCTTCTTTATCGTCGGCGCATGGACGATCGGCCGCGAGGTTGTCCACACGCTCGGTACCGAACTGGTGACCGACACAGCAGTCTTCACGCTCGAGGCCAACGTCGCCGTCCTCTTTTTTATCGGCGGCGCGCTGTTCATCGGCAATCGAGCGGGTGTTCCCGCGTCGACGTCGATGACCGCCGTCGGCGCGATCGCCGCGCTGGGACTCGCAGCCGGAGAGCTCAACTGGGCGGTGATGGGGGAGATCGCGATCTGGTGGATCGTTGCCCCGATCATCGGCTTCTGGGTCGGCGGCGTCGTCGGGCGGTACTTCTACACGCGCATCAACGAGTGGGTCGCGATCGAGGGCAACGCAGCCGAGGACGCGCTGGTCGGATTCGACACAAGCGGGGCTGTTCCGCGGCTGAGCATCGAGAGCGGTGTCTCCAGGCGCGAGTGGATCGGTTCGTGGGTCGTCATCCTCATCGGCTGCCTGATGGCGTTCAGTTCGGGGACGAGCAACATCGCAAACGCGGTCGCACCGCTGGTCGGAAGCGGCGCGTTAGCGGAGAATCCGGCGATACTCATCGGGTCGGTCGCGGTCGCTATTGGAGCCTTTACCATCGCCAGGCGGACGCTCGATACGCTCGGCAACGACATCACGAACCTGCCGCTGACCGCGGCCGTCGTCGTCGCCGTGATCAGTTCCACCATCGTCGTCGGCCTCTCCTGGATTGGCATCCCGGCGAGTTTCGTCGTTATCGCCACCATGTCGATCGTTGGGCTGGGCTGGGGGCGAGCGACTCGAACGACGCGGCTCTCTGATGCCGCTCGCGGCGAGGAGACCGCGGTCTCCGTCGGGGCACTCACCGCTGAAGAGGAGGGCGAAGAGGCACCAGAGATCGGCCAGGAGGACGTCACGGAGATTCCGAAGGCCTCAGATCTGTTCGATCCCTCGACGACCGCCCGGGTTATTCTGATGCAGAACGTCGTCCCGATTCTCTCAACTGTCGGCGCGTTTCTTACCTTTCAGTTCGTCCCGATATTCGGGCTGTGA
- a CDS encoding universal stress protein: MHTRVLVPMDDSEHAASALAYALDAHPDAEVTVLNIVGVPSMMMGDAVGLVLEDDVSDAAAKRAEPVFERARGVAQKRDREIETIVGVGHPARQIVNRAEGYDAIILGSHGADWDRTTHRFLVGNVAETVTKRAPVPVTVVR; the protein is encoded by the coding sequence ATGCACACCCGAGTCCTTGTCCCGATGGATGACTCAGAGCACGCCGCCTCCGCCTTAGCGTACGCACTCGATGCCCATCCAGATGCCGAGGTCACCGTCCTCAACATCGTCGGTGTTCCCTCGATGATGATGGGCGACGCGGTGGGGCTCGTCCTCGAAGACGACGTCAGCGACGCCGCTGCCAAGCGGGCCGAGCCGGTCTTCGAGCGCGCACGAGGCGTCGCCCAGAAGCGAGATCGAGAGATCGAGACGATCGTCGGCGTGGGCCACCCGGCCCGACAGATCGTCAACCGCGCCGAGGGTTATGACGCGATTATCCTCGGGAGCCACGGCGCCGACTGGGACCGAACGACACACCGGTTTCTCGTCGGAAACGTCGCCGAGACGGTGACGAAACGAGCGCCGGTCCCGGTTACGGTTGTTCGCTGA
- a CDS encoding anion permease: MVETLLLVGVVASVFVGFNIGGSSTGITWGPSVGAGIVKKTTAAAVMTVFVFLGGWTVGRNVMDTLSEGIITTELTLTAGVAVLFFIGLGMLVANIFGVPVPTSMTTVGAIAGLGLATDTLNYATIAEIISWWVVTPIIGFWIGGIIGRYIYPAVNRRVDIEKSEGPLLVLDRNGTVPRPAFGPNTTRMEFGTTSMVLVIGCYMAFSAGASNVPNAAAPLVGGAGGLDADVAIVVATLAIGLGGFTIARRTMDSVGGELSDIPLLAALFVMVIASSITTTLSYIGIPISLVMATVMTIVGIGWGRATRPITFREAVTRDSDAEDREIELGAIVAEENEDEPTPAIGEAESEDVIDASDLFNPRAVIKYVSMWIIGPSMSTILAYGFFVAVPGVA; encoded by the coding sequence ATGGTGGAGACGCTGCTGCTAGTTGGGGTCGTGGCCTCGGTCTTCGTGGGCTTCAACATCGGGGGCTCCTCGACTGGGATCACGTGGGGGCCATCCGTCGGAGCCGGTATCGTCAAAAAGACGACGGCAGCGGCGGTCATGACGGTCTTCGTCTTCCTCGGCGGGTGGACCGTCGGCCGGAACGTGATGGACACGCTGAGCGAAGGGATCATCACGACCGAGTTGACGCTCACGGCAGGCGTCGCAGTGCTCTTCTTTATCGGTCTTGGCATGCTGGTCGCGAACATCTTCGGCGTCCCAGTGCCGACCTCGATGACCACCGTCGGTGCAATCGCCGGACTCGGCCTCGCAACGGACACGCTCAACTACGCGACGATCGCGGAAATCATCTCTTGGTGGGTCGTCACCCCGATCATCGGTTTCTGGATCGGTGGAATCATCGGACGCTACATCTACCCAGCGGTCAACCGCCGGGTCGATATCGAGAAGTCTGAGGGACCGTTGTTGGTCCTCGATCGCAACGGCACGGTTCCACGTCCGGCGTTCGGCCCGAACACGACGCGCATGGAGTTCGGGACGACAAGTATGGTGCTCGTGATCGGCTGTTACATGGCGTTCAGCGCCGGCGCGAGCAACGTTCCGAACGCCGCAGCGCCTCTAGTTGGCGGCGCCGGCGGACTCGACGCTGACGTCGCGATCGTCGTCGCGACGCTCGCGATCGGGCTCGGTGGGTTCACTATCGCCCGACGGACGATGGACTCCGTTGGCGGCGAGTTAAGCGATATCCCCCTGCTGGCGGCGCTGTTCGTTATGGTGATCGCCTCGAGTATCACGACCACCCTCTCGTACATCGGCATCCCGATCAGCCTCGTGATGGCAACCGTGATGACGATCGTCGGAATCGGGTGGGGCCGAGCAACTCGTCCGATCACGTTCCGGGAAGCAGTTACCCGCGACAGCGACGCCGAGGACCGCGAGATCGAACTGGGTGCGATCGTGGCCGAAGAGAACGAAGACGAGCCGACTCCGGCGATCGGGGAGGCCGAATCCGAGGACGTAATCGATGCGAGCGACCTGTTCAATCCGCGGGCGGTAATCAAGTACGTCTCGATGTGGATTATCGGGCCGTCAATGTCGACAATTCTGGCCTACGGCTTCTTCGTGGCGGTTCCTGGCGTCGCCTGA
- the hisA gene encoding 1-(5-phosphoribosyl)-5-[(5-phosphoribosylamino)methylideneamino]imidazole-4-carboxamide isomerase, translating into MTREDTGSGIDHDAFEVVPAVDVQDGEVVQLVQGERGTEKTYGDPVDAARRWIDAGAETLHLVDLDGAFEGERANAAAIDAVVEAVDVPTQLGGGIRTADDAIDLLERGVDRVILGTAAVENPEIVREVSDTHPDSVVVSLDAKDGEVVVEGWTEGAGITPVEAAERYADLGAAGILFTNVDVEGQLEGVATEPVRELVEATDIPVIASGGVATLEDLRQLQATGAAAAVVGSALYEGQFTLEEANDAVTK; encoded by the coding sequence ATGACGCGCGAAGATACGGGTTCGGGAATCGACCACGACGCGTTCGAGGTCGTCCCGGCCGTCGACGTTCAGGATGGCGAGGTCGTCCAGCTCGTGCAGGGCGAACGTGGCACTGAGAAGACCTACGGTGACCCCGTCGACGCGGCCCGACGATGGATCGATGCTGGCGCCGAGACCCTTCACCTCGTCGACTTAGACGGGGCGTTCGAGGGCGAGCGGGCGAACGCAGCGGCCATCGACGCGGTCGTCGAGGCGGTCGACGTCCCCACGCAACTGGGCGGGGGGATCCGCACCGCTGATGACGCCATCGACCTCCTCGAACGCGGCGTCGACCGCGTGATCCTCGGGACGGCGGCCGTCGAGAACCCCGAAATCGTCCGCGAGGTGAGCGACACCCATCCCGACAGCGTGGTCGTCAGCCTGGACGCGAAAGACGGCGAGGTCGTCGTCGAGGGCTGGACCGAGGGTGCCGGAATCACGCCCGTCGAGGCCGCCGAACGCTACGCCGACCTCGGCGCGGCGGGGATCCTCTTTACGAACGTCGACGTCGAGGGCCAGCTCGAGGGCGTCGCGACCGAACCCGTCCGCGAGCTGGTCGAGGCCACGGATATTCCGGTGATCGCCAGTGGCGGCGTCGCGACGCTCGAGGATCTGCGCCAACTCCAAGCGACCGGTGCGGCCGCCGCGGTCGTCGGCAGCGCGCTCTACGAGGGCCAGTTCACGCTCGAGGAAGCGAACGACGCGGTCACGAAATAA
- a CDS encoding TrkH family potassium uptake protein, translating into MRVRVDWRSSCSLAGTVLKWLAVPLAAPLVLALFDGDDPLPFLVAILVTAALGYGLERLDRDPHMGHREGLLTVALTWLGVGVIGAIPFVVAGSGSIAGPVNALFESMSGITTTGATVIDDFGEHSRSILLWRQLIQWLGGLGILVVAIGLFSNLMVGGAQLMETESQTRNVRKLRPHIGETARLIWGLYVGLTVAAAVVFYGLHLLGVAPNMDLFNAVSHALTSVATAGFSPEAESAGAFAPIVQWAIIPFMILGATNIVLIYYVVQGDYERPLRNEEFRFYLTVLAGASAIVVGILAADASFDRGLEPTIRHGVFNVTSLVTTTGYASMDFDLWSAGAKHVLFLCMFVGGMAGSTTCSIKSLRWLVIGKALRRNLFTSVHPQAVRPIRLGDSVIDEDTITDIFAYVLLALVLFFALTVLIVVDAARHGASVTEFEALGAAASIFLNIGPAFESAGPMDNYGEFPTTTRAAMVVMMWVGRIEIIPVLVLLTPAFWQS; encoded by the coding sequence ATGCGCGTCCGCGTCGACTGGCGGTCGAGTTGTAGTCTGGCCGGAACGGTTCTGAAGTGGCTCGCCGTTCCGCTGGCAGCACCGCTAGTGTTGGCACTGTTCGACGGCGACGACCCCCTTCCGTTTCTGGTCGCGATTCTCGTTACGGCCGCGCTCGGATACGGACTCGAGCGACTAGATCGGGATCCGCATATGGGCCACCGGGAAGGGCTCCTGACCGTCGCACTCACCTGGCTCGGCGTCGGCGTCATCGGTGCGATTCCCTTCGTGGTCGCTGGGTCGGGGTCGATCGCCGGACCGGTCAACGCCCTCTTCGAGAGCATGAGCGGCATCACGACGACGGGTGCGACCGTCATCGACGACTTCGGGGAGCACTCGCGGTCGATCCTCCTGTGGCGACAGCTGATCCAGTGGCTCGGCGGCCTCGGCATCCTGGTCGTCGCCATCGGCCTCTTCTCGAACCTGATGGTCGGTGGGGCCCAGCTGATGGAGACAGAGTCCCAGACCAGAAACGTCCGAAAACTGCGCCCACACATCGGCGAAACCGCCCGGCTGATCTGGGGACTGTACGTCGGGCTGACCGTCGCTGCAGCGGTCGTTTTCTACGGACTCCACCTACTCGGCGTAGCGCCGAACATGGACCTCTTTAACGCCGTCTCCCACGCGCTGACGAGCGTCGCGACGGCCGGCTTCTCGCCCGAAGCCGAAAGCGCGGGCGCGTTCGCACCGATCGTTCAGTGGGCGATCATCCCCTTCATGATCCTCGGCGCGACGAACATCGTGCTCATCTACTACGTGGTTCAGGGCGACTACGAGCGACCGCTGCGAAACGAGGAATTCCGGTTTTATCTGACCGTGTTGGCGGGAGCGAGCGCCATCGTCGTCGGAATTCTGGCGGCCGACGCCTCCTTCGATCGCGGACTGGAGCCAACGATCCGCCACGGAGTCTTCAACGTCACCTCGCTGGTGACGACGACCGGCTACGCCTCGATGGACTTCGACCTCTGGAGCGCCGGCGCGAAACACGTCCTCTTTCTGTGCATGTTCGTTGGCGGGATGGCCGGCAGCACGACCTGTTCGATCAAGAGCCTGCGCTGGCTCGTGATCGGAAAAGCACTCCGGCGGAACCTGTTTACCTCGGTTCATCCACAGGCGGTCCGTCCGATCCGCCTCGGCGACAGCGTCATCGACGAGGACACCATCACGGACATCTTCGCATACGTCCTGCTCGCGCTCGTGCTCTTTTTCGCCCTGACGGTCCTGATCGTCGTCGATGCCGCCCGCCACGGCGCCTCAGTCACCGAGTTCGAGGCGCTCGGCGCCGCTGCCTCGATCTTTCTCAACATCGGCCCCGCCTTCGAGAGCGCCGGCCCAATGGACAACTACGGCGAGTTCCCCACCACGACCCGCGCCGCGATGGTCGTGATGATGTGGGTCGGCCGCATCGAGATCATCCCCGTCCTCGTCCTGTTGACGCCGGCGTTCTGGCAGTCCTAA